The Antechinus flavipes isolate AdamAnt ecotype Samford, QLD, Australia chromosome 5, AdamAnt_v2, whole genome shotgun sequence DNA segment atgagctggagaaggaaatggcaagctatttcagtatctatgccaagaaaaccacaaataggatcatgaagaggtTGGACAAGGTTGAAAAACAACCCAGCAACAACAAATAGTTACTAAACAagtttgctttgatttttaatgtttttctcataaaacatttcatattttttaaaagagaggaagcaagaaaagagaagagtataTATTTCTGTGCCTTTGTCCTAAACTCCACATCTCTTAAATCTTATAGCCAAATTTGGGGCCAATGCCATTCTGGGTGTGTCTTTGGCCATATGCAAAGCTGGGGCAGCCGAACGAGAATTGCCTCTCTATCGCCACATTGCCCAACTGGCTGGGAACTCGGATCTCATCCTACCTGTACCTGTAAGTTGTACCTTCCAGAATTGGAGGTGAGGAGATAAAGAAGGACAGTAAAGAATAGCTTCTTTTGGGGAGGGGAGCCATGAAAGAGATGTACTTCAGGAAATGACTGAAGTAGGCAGCTGAATGCTGAGGAGGAGGGGTGCTCAAGCAGAGGGATGTATGGATCGAGGAATATAGGATAGGGTCTTTTGAtgcccttttcttccctttacttCCCAGGCTTTCAATGTGATCAATGGTGGCTCCCATGCAGGAAATAAGCTAGCCATGCAAGAGTTCATGATCCTTCCTGTGGGGGCTGAGAGCTTCCGGGATGCCATGAGGCTTGGGGCTGAGGTTTACCATACACTCAAGGGTGTCATCAAGGACAAGTATGGCAAGGATGCTACCAACGTGGGGGATGAAGGTGGCTTTGCTCCCAATATACTGGAGAACAGTGAGGGTGAGACTAGTAGTGGTGGAGAGCCATTCTCATAATCCTTTAAGATCGTCCACCTATGCAGAATGGAGACCCACCGATATCATTCCCATCAAGGAGACCCATTCACATTGTCTCTCAAACTATATCCTAAGGGAAGCATCAAAAAAACTCTGAATTTTTACCTGATTTTTGGAAGTTCTCTAAATGCATATCCAGCTAAAGGAGAACTTGTTTTTATCCACCCAGATTACTATCTGTAAGATTCCTAGATCCTACATGAATGGCTCATGGCTCATGAGACACATTAGTTTGATAAAACTAGCCAAATTTTAATGACTTTGATTTATAAAATCTACACACAAGAATCTGATGTCTTCAGGCCCAGAAGCACCATCTTTCCCCCCGATTCCATGTCTCCATAATCCCTTTTTCACCATCCCACCTCCAGAAAATTGCCACCAGATTTGCTGTTCTcaagatttttccttttcaaataatcaaaattCCCAACTTATGTCTCCATCAGAGACATTAGGAGATCCCATCCAAAGCTTTAGGGGTGAGAAggttattttatacatttctcttcctcttcccctcctttgaCAACTTCCTTCCCACCTGGTATCTTctatttctaattctgtttttctctctcctacatGATCTCCTCAGCCCTGGAGTTGGTAAAGGAAGCCATTGACAAGGCCGGCTACACAGAAAAAATCGTCATTGGCATGGATGTGGCTGCCTCTGAATTTTACCGTGATGGCAAATATGACCTAGATTTCAAGTCCCCTCCTGACCCTTCTCGATACATCTCTGGGGACCAGCTGGGTGCCCTCTACCGGGGCTTCGTCAGAGACTACCCAGGTGCTTACTCAGGGAAGAGGATGGGGGACTTAAAGCTAACACCAACATAGCTATTgttaatgtttttaaagtttttcttataGAGACATAACAGTGATGTATAGAAACATGGTATAAATCTGGAAGCCAGtgtacagagaaaaataaagcataGAGCATAGGCCCACTATGTAGTACGAAGGAGCCATGTGAATGTGACAGTGTGAGAAGACTGTACAGAATATGTAGAACCAATGTATAGACTACTATAATATTAATCATTTAAATGGAATTCCacagtttacaaagcactctCATCACAACTCTGCCAGGTAGCctaagaagaaaatgcaaatattatgtccattttacagataaatacaCTGAGGCTCAGGgtgattaagtgatttttgcCTATTTCACAAAACCAGTAAATGGTAGACCAggtatttaaattcaaatcttttgactcctgagtccagtgatttttttctactaTGCTGTATCTAGCTATATacagcatatatataatatatatatacatatatatatatatgtagctataTGTATTGTGAAGATATTGCATGTGGGTCTGCATAAGAAAATGGATGCAATATGTAGAAACTAGGTTGTACTTGTAGAAACTAAATATGTCTCTTGTTCATTTTAGTAAAAATCTTGAATCAAATAAATCATGGGGCCATTTTGGGCTCTATAACTATAGAGCAACATAATGTAAGGAATGATGAAATAGAGACCcagagtttttattccagaaataGAGGGAGTTCCCTAAGTACaaagcaggagaaattagattgACATAGAAATAAGGAGAGGTAATTTGGGTTAGATACAAAGGCGGCCTTAAAGACAAGCGCATGAGATGCTAGAATGTATAAAAGGAAGCTTCCTTGGAATTAAGAATGAATGAAAGGTAGATTTGCCTCATGATGAGAATGATATATTGGCTTCTGGgcattttttccaattcagaagTTTGTGActtgttgggaaaattgggaaagccAAGATATCTTGGCTGGGGCTAATGGCTAATGAGAGTCATTGTTCTCTTTAACTCTTAGTTGTCTCCATTGAGGATCCATTTGATCAGGATGACTGGGCTGCTTGGTCCAAGTTTACAGCTAACATGGGCATCCAGATTGTGGGTGATGACCTGACCGTGACAAACCCAAAGCTAATTGAACGAGCAGTGGAAGAGAAAGCCTGCAACTGCCTGTTGCTCAAGGTCAATCAGATCGGCTCTGTCACAGAGGCTATCCAAGCGTGAGTGAGCCCCCTGGCCTTTCCCAGACCTTCAAGACCCTGTGCTTCATGTCCACTCTTCTGTCatgaagagggaggggagagaaactCTTCCTTTTACCTCTCAGTTCCATACAATCCCTGGATCTCCTAAATCATTGATTCAGAAGGGGCCTGTTATG contains these protein-coding regions:
- the ENO2 gene encoding gamma-enolase, encoding MSIERIHAREILDSRGNPTVEVDLHIAKGLFRAAVPSGASTGIHEALELRDGDKLRYLGKGVQKAVDHINNTIAPALISSGISVVEQEKLDNLMLELDGTENKSKFGANAILGVSLAICKAGAAERELPLYRHIAQLAGNSDLILPVPAFNVINGGSHAGNKLAMQEFMILPVGAESFRDAMRLGAEVYHTLKGVIKDKYGKDATNVGDEGGFAPNILENSEALELVKEAIDKAGYTEKIVIGMDVAASEFYRDGKYDLDFKSPPDPSRYISGDQLGALYRGFVRDYPVVSIEDPFDQDDWAAWSKFTANMGIQIVGDDLTVTNPKLIERAVEEKACNCLLLKVNQIGSVTEAIQACKLAQENGWGVMVSHRSGETEDTFIADLVVGLCTGQIKTGAPCRSERLAKYNQLMRIEEELGDEARFAGHNFRNPSVL